A genomic segment from Lignipirellula cremea encodes:
- a CDS encoding TMEM175 family protein: MKSSRLEAFSDGVLAIIITIMVLEMKVPQGTDGNALAPMLPVFATYALSFVYVGIYWNNHHHLFQLTERLGGLALWANLHLLFWLSLIPFVTGWMGQNQFAPLPTALYGVVLLFSAIAWKMLQAALVARPHRNVRLQAALGSDLKGLFSIGLYGLGIGLAFVQPWIALVLYLLVAGIWFLPDRRFEKAVEASQRTANEDQGKRSGTT; this comes from the coding sequence ATGAAGAGTTCCCGTCTGGAAGCGTTCAGCGACGGCGTGCTGGCGATTATCATTACGATCATGGTGCTGGAGATGAAGGTCCCCCAGGGGACCGACGGGAACGCCCTTGCTCCGATGCTGCCGGTCTTCGCCACGTACGCCCTTAGCTTTGTGTATGTCGGCATCTACTGGAACAACCACCATCACCTGTTCCAGTTGACGGAACGCCTGGGCGGGCTGGCGCTATGGGCCAACCTGCATCTGCTGTTCTGGCTGTCGCTGATTCCCTTTGTGACGGGCTGGATGGGGCAGAACCAGTTCGCCCCGTTGCCCACGGCGCTCTACGGCGTAGTGCTGCTGTTTTCCGCCATTGCCTGGAAGATGCTGCAGGCCGCTCTGGTGGCGAGGCCCCATCGAAACGTTCGCTTGCAGGCGGCGCTCGGCAGCGACTTGAAAGGGTTGTTCTCGATTGGTCTGTATGGGCTCGGCATCGGTCTGGCGTTTGTGCAGCCGTGGATCGCGCTGGTCCTGTACCTGCTGGTCGCCGGGATCTGGTTCCTGCCCGATCGCCGCTTCGAAAAAGCCGTCGAGGCCAGCCAGAGGACGGCCAACGAAGATCAGGGAAAACGCAGTGGGACGACTTGA